The segment TAAGTATCTATTCAACCGACTATTTTTTTGAGTGGTTGTTTCGTAAAATAAAACGTATTTTATTTTCGATTTCCCACTCCAAATTAGCCACAATAAAAATATTGTCTTTGATAGGCTGGTTTAAAGATATCAACTAAAAATATCTTAATTTAGCGATGCTAAAAATGTGTCATGGCTAAATTAAAAACAACTTTCTTTTGTCAAAATTGCGGATCGCAATATGCTAAATGGCAAGGACAATGCACGTCTTGTAAAGAATGGAATACGATTACCGAAGAAGTCATTCAGAAGCCTGAAAAAAGCGACTGGAAAACTCCCTCTAACGCTTCTAAAAGAGTGTCCAAACCTCTTAAAATAAATGAGATTGACACCTCTCAAGAAGCACGCCTTAACACATTAGATGCTGAATTTAACCGCGTGCTTGGTGGTGGTTTGGTTCCTGGTTCTTTAACATTATTAGGCGGTGAACCAGGAATTGGTAAAAGCACGCTTTTACTCCAAATATCTTTAAAATTACCTTATAAAACCTTGTACGTCTCAGGAGAGGAAAGTCAGAAGCAAATAAAAATGCGTGCCGAACGTATCAATTCAAGTTCGAATCATTGTTATATTCTTACTGAAACGAAAACTCAAAATATCTTTAAACAGATTGATAGTTTGGCTCCAGACATTGTGGTTATCGATTCCATTCAGACCTTACACAGTGATTATCTAGAATCGTCTGCAGGTAGCATATCTCAAATTAAAGAATGTACGACAGAACTTATAAAGTTTGCTAAAGAAACTTCAACTCCTGTAGTTTTAATTGGCCATATTACGAAAGATGGAAATATTGCCGGCCCAAAGATCTTAGAACATATGGTAGATACAGTACTTCAATTTGAAGGTGATCGAAACCATGTTTTTAGAATTCTTAGAGCAAATAAAAATAGATTTGGCTCTACTAATGAATTGGGGATTTATGAAATGCAAGGCTCAGGATTGAGAGAAGTAACTAATCCTTCGGAAATATTAATCTCTCAAAAAGATGAAGAACTTTCTGGGAATGCTATCGCGGCAACCTTGGAAGGCATGAGGCCTTTAATGATTGAAGTACAGGCGTTGGTCAGCACAGCAGTTTATGGAACACCACAGCGAAGTGCAACAGGGTTTAACGCGAAGCGATTAAATATGCTTTTAGCAGTTTTAGAAAAACGTGCCGGATTTAGACTTGGTGCTAAAGATGTGTTTTTAAACATTACTGGCGGAATTACTGTTGACGATCCAGCTATTGATTTGGCAGTAGTTGCAGCTATTTTGTCATCAAATGAAGACGCAGCACTACCAAAAGATATGTGTTTTGCTGCTGAAGTAGGCCTATCTGGCGAAATTAGACCTGTTCAGCGTGTAGAACAACGAATCTTAGAAGCTGAAAAACTTGGTTTTTCCACAATTATTGTTTCAAAATATAATAAAATAGGCTTACAGAATACAGCCATAAATATTCAATTGATTTCTAAAATTGAAGATTTGGTGGGTATTATTGTCTGATTTTGTTGCATACTTATGCATATCACCCTTTTTTAAAGAAATTCGCAGAAATTATATGTCATTATTAGAAGAAATCAAGACCACCACTTGTATTAAGTTTTGATATTTGAATCGATGGTATACTATTACGACGACTATTGTACTGGCCTTGATTGATTGAAAACTATAACTAGAATTTGTAGGAATTCTTGTCAATTACTTAGATCAACAGCAAATCATTCGGTAATACACCAATTTTAATACAACCACTGCAACATTTTTGACAAAATTCCTTAATTTCGCGACTCGACTAGAATAATGATATCATGAGCGCTAAATTTCCTGAATATAAAGGACTTGACTTACCAAAAGTTGCAGAAGAGATTCTCGGTTTTTGGCAAGAAAACGACATCTTTGACAAAAGTATCACTACCAGAGAAGGTCATGAGCCTTTTGTCTTTTTTGAAGGACCACCTTCAGCCAACGGACTACCTGGCGTTCACCATGTTTTAGCACGTGCTATTAAAGATATTTTTCCGCGTTATAAAACCATGAAAGGCTATCAGGTCAAGCGCAAAGCTGGATGGGATACACATGGTTTACCTATTGAATTAGGTGTTGAGAAAGAATTAGGGATAACCAAAGAAGATATTGGCAAAACCATATCTGTTGAAGATTACAATGCTGCGTGCCGTAAGGCAGTTATGCGATATACTGATGTTTGGAATGACTTGACACAAAAGATGGGATATTGGGTAAATATGGATGATCCATACATTACCTACGATCCTAAATACATGGAAAGTGTGTGGTGGTTGCTGAAAGAAATTTACAGTAAAAACTTATTATATAAAGGGTATACTATTCAGCCGTATTCACCAAAAGCGGGAACAGGATTAAGTTCACACGAGTTGAATCAACCCGGAACGTATCAAGACGTAACAGATACAACAGTTGTCGCACAGTTTAAAGCAAATGAAGAATCCTTGCCAGGCTTTCTTCAGGATGAAGGTGATATCTTTTTCTTGGCTTGGACAACAACACCTTGGACCTTACCAAGTAATACCGCTTTAACAGTTGGTCCTAAGATTGAATATGTGTTAGTTGAGACTTATAACCAATATACATTCCAACCAATGAATGTGATATTAGCTAAGAAATTAGTGAATTATCAATTCTCTGGAAAATTTGATCGTGTTGAAGACAAATCAGAATTATTAGCCTATAAATCTGGGGATAAAAAAATCCCGTATTACGTTGTCAAGGAATTTGTAGGAGCGGATTTAGTAGGAATTACATATGAGCAACTATTGCCATATGTCTTGCCATATGAGAATTCACAAAATGCCTTTAGAGTGATTTCTGGTGATTTTGTTACCACCGAAGACGGCACAGGAATCGTACATACAGCGCCAACTTTTGGAGCTGATGATGCGTTAGTAGCAAAACAAGCTACACCTGAAATCCCACCTTTATTAGTGAAAGATGAAAATGATAATCTTGTGCCTCTTGTAGATTTACAAGGTCGTTTTAGGCCTGAGGTAGGTGAGTTTGGAGGAAAATATGTAAAGAATGAATATTATACAGAAAGTGAAGCGCCAGAGCGTTCAGTTGATGTAGAAATTGCAATCAAATTAAAAGAAGAGAATAAAGCCTTTAAGGTTGAAAAATATAAGCATAGTTATCCTAATTGCTGGCGAACAGATAAGCCAATTTTATATTATCCCTTGGATTCATGGTTTATAAAGGTGACAGACGTAAAAGACCGCATGGTCGCCTTAAATAACACCATTAACTGGAAACCAAAATCAACAGGAACTGGTCGTTTTGGCAACTGGTTAGCAAATGCGAATGACTGGAATTTATCGCGTTCTCGGTATTGGGGAATTCCATTACCAATCTGGAGAAGTGAGGATGGTAAAGAAGAAATATGTATTGGTTCTGTAGCAGAATTAAAGTCAGAAATGGCGAAAGCGGTTCAAGCAGGTGTGCTATCAAAAGATATATTTGAAGATTTTGAAGTTGGAAACTTTTCCGAAGAGAATTATTCAAAAATAGATTTGCATAAAAATATCGTTGATGAGATTGTTTTGGTTTCTGATAGTGGTCAACCTATGAAACGTGAAAGCGATTTAATTGATGTATGGTTTGATTCTGGTTCTATGCCATATGCACAATGGCATTACCCATTTGAGAATAAAGAGTTAATTGATGAAGGAAAATCCTTTCCAGCAGATTTTATTGCTGAAGGCGTGGATCAAACTCGAGGTTGGTTTTATACCATGCATGCTATTGGTACTATGGTCTTTGATTCTGTAGCCTATAAGAACGTAGTGTCTAATGGATTGGTATTAGATAAGAACGGACAAAAAATGTCTAAGCGTTTAGGAAATGCTGTAGATCCGTTTGAAACCTTATCCAACTATGGCGCTGATGCTACGCGTTGGTATATGATAATGAATGCTAATCCGTGGGATAATTTAAAATTTGATAGCGAAGGTATAGAAGAGGTGAAACGCAAGTTCTTCGGAACATTATACAACACCTACTCGTTCTTTACCTTATATTCAAATTTAGATCAATTCACTTATCATGAAGCCGATATTCCACTAGCGGAACGCCCTGAAATAGATCGCTGGATCTTATCTGAATTACACACTCTGATTCAGAAGGTGGATGAGTATTATGCAGATTACGAGCCAACAAAAGCGGCCAGAGCAATTTCCGATTTTACTCAAGATTATTTGAGTAATTGGTATGTAAGATTGAGCAGAAGACGCTTCTGGAAAGGCGATTACCAATCGGATAAAATTTCAGCTTACCAAACCTTGTACACCTGTATGGTGACTCTAGCTAAGCTAGGTGCACCAATAGCACCTTTCTTTATGGATCGTTTGTATACAGATTTAAATGGGGTGACTCAAAAAGAAGCATTTGAAAGTGTGCATTTAGCAAAGTTCCCAAGTTATGATGCGAGTTTTGTCGATAAAAGCTTAGAACGAAAAATGGAAAGTGCGCAAACAATTTCTTCATTGGTATTGTCGTTAAGAGCTAAAGAGAAGATAAAAGTGCGTCAACCATTGCAAAAGATTATGATTCCTATTGATTCAAAGCAACAAAAGGATGAAATCTTAGCGGTTTCAGAGTTGATAAAAACGGAAGTCAATGTCAAAGCTGTTGAGGTTTTAGAAGATGCCTCAGATATTTTGGTTAAACAAATTAAACCAAATTTTAAAGTCTTAGGGCCACGTTTTGGACCTGATATGAAAGCTGTAGCTCAAGTAGTTAACGGTTTTACTGCTCAAGACATTAAAAAAATCGAGCAAAACGGTGTTTTAGAGGTTGAAGTTAATGGAAAAATCATTATTTTAGAACAATCTGATGTTGAGATTACCTCAAAAGATATTGAGGGTTGGCTCGTTGCGAGCTCTGGGCCATTAACGGTAGCTCTTGATGTAACATTAACGGATGAATTAATAAAAGAAGGCATTGCAAGAGAATTAGTAAATAGAATTCAAAACCTTAGAAAGGATTCAGGATTTGAACTTACAGATAGGATTGCAGTACAGTTCAAAAAAGACGAACAAATTATTAACGCAATAAACACAAATTTAGAGTACATAAAGACTGAAACTTTAACAGATGAGTTAGAGATTTTAGAAGAGTTAAATAGTGGTATAGATATTGCTTTTGATGATGTAAATACCAAATTGTTTATTAAAAAAATATAAAATTATGGCAGGAGATAATACTGTAAGATATTCAGACAAAGACTTAAATGAATTCAAAGCACTTATTCATCAGAAAATAGAGAAAGCACAACATGATTTGGAATTGATTAAAAGTGCTTATATGAACGATCATAATAATGGTACTGATGATACTTCACCAACATTCAAAGCGTTTGATGAGGGTAGTGCTGTTATGAGTAAAGAGTCTAATTCTCAATTAGCGATTAGACAAGAAAAATTCATTCGAGACCTTAAAAACGCCTTAATAAGAATTGAGAATAAGACTTATGGCGTTTGTCGTGTCACAGGAAAACTTATCAATAAAAAACGCTTAGAGTTAGTTCCTCATGCAACATTGAGTATTGAAGCTAAGAATATGCAAAAATAAACATGGATACTACATTAAAAAAACGTCTCAAGTAGACGTTTTTTTATAGCGAATAATTCCATTTCTGAATAAGCGTATGCCACACTAACTCTATGTTTATCTCGTCTAAATATTGTTCATGTCTTTAAAGAAAGCTACAATCATTATTATTCTAATTTTACTTGTTGATCAAATAAGTAAATTTTACATCAAAACTCATTTTGCGCTCAACGATAAAGTTGAAATTTTTTCTTGGTTCCAAATCGTTTTTGTAGAAAATGAAGGGATGGCTTGGGGCACAAAATTAAGTGATTTTATTTCATTCATTTCTGATAGGACAGCAAAAGTATGCTTGACTATTTTTCGAATATTAGCCGTAATTGGTATTACTTTCTGGTTAAAGAACGCTATCTCGAGTAAAAGCTCTAGAACGCTCATATTCGCAATTGCTCTTATTTTTGCGGGTGCTTTAGGGAATATTATTGACTCTGTGTGCTATGGGATTATATTTGACTCAAGTGCTGGTCAAGTGGCAATTTTCTTGCCAGAACAAGGCTACGACACCTTTTTTCATGGTAAGGTTGTTGATATGTTACATTTTCCCTTGTGGAGTGGTGTATTGCCCAACTGGATTCCTGTTTATGGAGGCACTTATTTTACCTTTTTTGAGCCTGTTTTTAATATTGCAGATATGGCCATTAGCACTGGAATAGGAATTTTAATTTTCTTCAATAAGCGTGCTTTTCAGACGTCCTGAGAACAACTAAATCATTAAATGAAAACGACATATGAAATCTAAATTTATTCTTCTTTTTATATTGGGTTTTGCTCTAAATAGCAATGCACAAGATCAATTTGGAATCAATTTTGAAAACTATAATAATGAGGTTTGTCAAAAGTTTAGTCAGACTTTTTTTAACCGAACAAAAGAGACCAAATTCGCCATAAAACGAAACAATGCAAGTTTGTTTTTTGAAACCAATGACGTGGCTTGGCTTAATAAGCTTTTTTCGAAATCTAAAGATGGTATTGCTGTTGATATTGTTGCTAAAGACCGTTATGATTGCAGTGCAGAAGAACTTGAACCTAGGCAAATTAAAGGTAGATTACTTGCACCTGTATATACTAAACGACTTAAAAGCGGACTTAAGCAAACAAAAGAAAACACCTATCGTGCACTAGTAGGACGCATTCCTGACGATCTTTTAAATAAAGACCTTGAATTCAATATACTGTTTTTAAGCGATAATAATTTATGTCAGTATTATGTGATTTATGATTTAGAGTCTTATCCTTGGGACTTGCTTGATATGGGAATGTATTTAGATTCCATAACCTATAACTCAAAAGAAATCAAAACAGCATCAAATGATGCTTATGTATTAAAAAATAAGACACTTAAATTTACAATTCCATTTGAAAAAAATAAATCAGAGTACTCGCAAGAAGATATTAAACCGCTGTATGATTCATTGCGTTTAACTGATTTCAATATCAAATCAATAAATATAAAAGCCTATTCGTCAGTAGAAGGGAGTTTAGAGCGCAATGTAAAGCTTCAGCAACAAAGAGCACAGAGTATTGTTGAGGTTCTTCAATCATTTCAAAAACCATCCATTACAAATGAGATCTCCTCATCAGAAAATTGGGTAGAGTTTTTAAATGACATTGAGAATACGGCATATGCAAATTTCAAGACATTAACCAAATCCCAAATTAAAGCAAAGTTAGTAGGAGCACTTTCGTCTGAAATGGAGCCTATCTTAAGGCAGCATAGAAAAGCATTAGTGACTTTAGAACTTGAAAAGAAAGATAAATATAAGGACTTAAATGGAACCGAACTTTTAAATAAATTTAAGGCGGCAATAGATTTAGATGAATTGGACGAAGCGCTGATTATTCAAAATTCATTATTTGATAAACTTAAAAACAAAGAGGTTTCTCCAGAATTGTTAAATAAAATGGAAGTTCCTAATCAATTAAAGTATGTGGCGTTTTTAAATAAAAACTCTGCCTATAAATATTTATTAAGGGCACCGCAAATTATGATAGTCTACAATGAATTGTTAGCTCTTGAAAAATTAGCACCAAAAGATAAACGGGTGAAATATAATCTAGCGGTAACCAAACTCAAATTATGGCGCTATAAAGCATTAGAGGTTGATGAAAAGAAGTTTAAAAATGAAATTAGGGCGCTGAAAAATTATCAAATCCCTACTGACTTAGTAACCAGAATATTAGTAAACTATAACATCACAATTGCCGAAAAATTAATGCGTAAACGCGATTATGCTAATAAAGATAAAGCTGTGAAATTTATTGAATCGAACTACAAGAACTTTCAACTATCAGATTATGATTATTTAAGTCTGGCTCAGTTTTTTAGTTATTACGCAAATACAGAATTATCAGTTAAGTTGTTATCAAATAAAGCCAAGAGTATTGATACAGATGAAAATCTTTTGTTTTACTATTTAAACTTAACAATTATTAATCCAGAGTTGACAAAAACTTCAGATTACCGAACCATTATGCTTAATGCATTAAACATGAATAAGGCCCGCTATTGCAAACTTTTTAACCCATTTGGAGAAGGGGGTGTCACTTTTCAGTTGTTAGAAGATGCCTACTTGAAAGAAACCTACTGTGAAAATTGTAACAATTAATTTAAAAGAAATATATGTTGTGGGGCGTTACACAGTAATCTAACTTCACATCGTTTTCGAATATATCATCTATGATGTCGGTACTTTCAAAAAAGGAGAGTCCAATTTTTAACGTTTGTGGCTTACAGTCATTTAGAAAGGTATCATAAAACCCTTTTCCATAGCCCACGCGATTGCCAGAATCATCAAAAGCTAACAAAGGAACAAAAACAACTTCAATTTGCTCAGTTTGTATGGGTATGCCGTCAAGGGGTTCTGGAATGTTCCACTTGTTTTTTTTAAGTGTTGTACCGTCTGTCAACAAGTAATGAGACATTGTTCTAAGAGTAAAGTCACTCTTTGAAATGACAATGTGTTTATCTTTTCCTGAGAGAATATTTAAAATATAATCGGTATTTATTTCTTTATGTTCAGTAATTGACAAAAAAAGATGGTAAAAATTATAGCTCCAAATAGGCATTTGTATTAACTGGTTAGCAATTTGCAAACTCAGTTCTTCTAGTTGTACTTCAGACAATTGATTTCGAAGTGTTTTATATGTTTTTCGAAGTTCTGCTTTAGTCATCAATTAATGCTGTTGAAATATGGAAAATGGCATCACCTTGATAAATAATTGGAGATTCGTTAATGTTAAAAATATAGCCATCATTTGGTGCTTTTACAAAGTGGTTAAAGCTTCCATATGGGTCCGTTATATTTCCAACGACATCACCTTTATTTACATATGCATTAATCTTTACTGTGGGTTTAAACATCCCGGAATAATTGGCACGAATCCATTTGCTGTCTGAAACGAAGATGCAAGATTTTTTTGGCTGAGACACTTTAAACTTACTATTAAGCATGCCTAAATGGTGAAGCACACGTTTTGCTCCATTCACACCTGTATTAGTAATTGTTGTATCAATATTGAATGATTTTCCCCCTTCAAATAGTAATACTGGAATGCCGAGTTTGTTGCAGGTGCTTCTAAACGATTTACTAAGATTTTTTGAATAGAGTACAAAAGGCGCTCCAAAAACTGTAGCTAGTTCTTTCAGGCTTTTTTCACCTTTTACTATTCTCACTTGGGCGGCATTAAATCGATCAGCACCTCCAGTATGAAAGTCCATTACAAAATCGGCATGAGGTAAAATTTCATTAACTAGTTTAAATGCTACACGACTGGCTAACGACCCACCTTTTGTTCCTGGGAATACGCGATTTAAATCACGACCATCTGGAAATTCTCGATCCATATGAATAAATCCAAATACATTAATAATTGGGACACAAATGATGGTTCCTTTTTTAGGTTTATTGATGCCTTTAGAGATAATTTGTCTTACAATTTCAACACCATTTACTTCATCACCATGAATTCCTGCAGTAATTAAAACTGTTGGGCCTGGTTTTTTTGAACGCTCTATAATCACTGGAACATCAATCCGGTTTTGAGTATGTAGTTTGGCAACATTGAAACTGACAGTTGCACTTTTCCCTGAGGCTACTTTTTCACCTAAAATGTCTAAAACGTCTTTCTCACTCATTTAATTTCTATTGCGTTCTATAAATGTAATTATGACTCGAGCAATATTTTTTCCAGTGGCACCTTCAATACCCTCTAAACCTGGAGTGGAGTTTACTTCTAATAATAAAGGCCCTCTTGCAGACTGTAGCATGTCAACACCACAGACAGGTAATTTTAGCACTCTTGATGCATTCATGGCTAGTTTGAGTTCGTCAGTGTTTAGTTTGATAATATTTGCGCTCCCTCCACGATGTAAATTAGATCTAAATTCACCTTCTTTTCCTTGGCGTTTCATAGCACCAACAACTTGTCCATCAACAACAAGTGCTCTAATATCTGCGCCTTTTGCTTCTTTAATGTATTCTTGAACAATCACTCTGGCTTGCAAACCATTAAATGCTTCCAATACGGATTCCGCAGCATTTTTACTCTCGGCTAAAACAACGCCCAAGCCTTGTGTGCCTTCAAGAAGTTTTATAATTACAGGAGTTCCTCCAACATGTGCTATGACCTCTTCGACATCACGAGAGTAGTTTGTAAATACAGTTTTTGGCATCCCAATTCCTGCTTTGCTCAAGCGTTGTAAACTGCGTAGTTTATCTCTTGAACGTTGAATAGCATCTGAAGTTACTATGGTAAATACACCCATTTCTTCAAACTGTCGAACCACAGCGCACCCGTAAAATGTGACAGACGCACCAATACGAGGAATTATAGCATCAACATAATCGAGATATCGATCTTTATAATAGATTGTGGGCTTTTCTTTTTCAATAATTATGTCGCATTTAAGCGGATCAATTACTTCCATTTTATGACCTCTACTTTCTCCCTCTTTAATTAATCGTTGAGTAGAATACAGATGTGGATTTCTAGATAAAATAACTATGTTCATTAATTGTGTTATTATATGATACGTTTTCCAAATTTACATCTACTAAAAATTTCTTGCTTAAAAATTGTCGTCCAATTAATACTGGAAATTTCATATCATCTCTCGTGCTTAAAGTTAAGTTAATCTTGTATGTTTTACCAAAGAATATGACTTCAGTTTTAATTTTATAACGATTTTCTTTAAATCCGTTGCTGCTTTTTACATCTGTAAGCGTATAGTTTTCAAAGACAATATTCTCACTTTTAAAATTTGGGTGCCCTTTGCTCTCAAAGGTGCAAATAAGTAGATGGTCTTGTTCAATAATTTTTGAGCAATGAATAGCAGAGGTATAAGCACCTGTATCTATTTTGACATCAACATCGTTTAAATTTAATTTTGGAAAGTCGATTTTATCAACACGCCCAATAATTTTTTTAGTCATTTATTATATTTAAAAAGTGGCGCAAGGTAATCAATAGAACCATTTAAAAAATTAAAATTCTATATAATTTTTAACACTAATAAAACGGGTATTAAATCCTAAATATTAACTTTGAATTAATGGAAAACCCTTCTTTAGATATTCAACTAAAAACCTTGCCTCATCAGCCTGGAGTCTACCAATATTTTGATTCCGAAGGGAAATTGATTTACGTTGGAAAAGCTAAGGATATCAAAAAGAGGGTCAGTTCGTATTTTACTAAAACTCACCATAACGGAAAAACTAGAGTATTAGTAAAAAAAATTGCCAGCATTAAGCATATTGTCGTTGAGACTGAAAATGATGCGCTCTTACTAGAAAACAATCTCATAAAGAAATATCAGCCGCGCTATAACGTGATGCTTAAAGATGACAAATCCTATCCATGGATTTGTATTAAGAACGAACGTTTCCCAAGGGTGTTTCCTACACGCCGTTTTTATAAAGATGGTTCTGAGTATTTTGGCCCTTATACTAGTATGAAAACCGTTCATACCTTATTAGACCTTATCAAAGGTTTATATAATTTAAGAACTTGTAATTATAATCTTTCTGAAGAAAAAATAACTGCCGGAAAATATAAGGTCTGTCTGGAGTATCATTTAGGAAATTGTAAAGGTCCTTGTGAAGATCTTCAGTCTGAAGATGCCTATAATCAGAGTATTGTTGCGATTCGTGAAATCATTAAAGGGAATTTTAAAGACTCACTCACCAAGTTTAAAAAACAAATGAAGGAGTTGGCTGATGAGATGCAATTTGAAGAGGCACACCGCATTAAAGAGAAAATTGAGGTATTGGAGAATTATCAAGTGAAGTCTACAATTGTTAATCCTAAGATTAGTAATGTTGATGTGTTTAGTATTGTTAGTGATGAAAGTTATGCATATGTGAACTTCTTACAATTGTCTTATGGAAGTATTATTAGATCTCATACTCTAGAGATTAAAAAGAAGTTGGATGAAACAGACAAACAATTATTAGAATTATCAATCACTGAAATTAGACAACGATTCAATTCTAATTCAAAAGAATTATATGTACCATTTAAAGTTGAGGTAGGGGATGGTATTAAACTTAGTGTTCCAAAACTTGGTGACAAAAAGAAGATATTAGATTTATCGATTCGCAATGCGAAATACTATCGCATGGAACGTTTTAAGCAAGTTAAAATTGTAGATCCTGATCGTCATGCTAATCGCATTATGGCACAGATGAAAAGTGACTTGCGTTTAACAGAAGAACCACGCCATATAGAGTGTTTTGATAACTCCAATATCCAAGGTACACATCCTGTAGCTGCCTGTGTCGTGTTTAAGAATGGAAAGCCAAGTAAAAAAGAATACAGGCATTTCAATATTAAAACAGTAGTAGGACCAGACGATTTTGCATCAATGGAAGAGGTGGTTTATCGCCGTTACAAGCGGTTATTGGATGAAGATCAGCCCTTGCCACAATTGATTATTATTGATGGAGGTAAAGGACAATTATCCTCTGCATTAAAAAGTTTAGACGTATTAGATTTGCGCAATAAAATCGCCATTATCGGAATTGCGAAGCGTTTGGAAGAATTATTTTACCCAGACGATCCAATTCCGCTATATTTAGACAAGAA is part of the Formosa sp. Hel1_31_208 genome and harbors:
- the radA gene encoding DNA repair protein RadA — its product is MAKLKTTFFCQNCGSQYAKWQGQCTSCKEWNTITEEVIQKPEKSDWKTPSNASKRVSKPLKINEIDTSQEARLNTLDAEFNRVLGGGLVPGSLTLLGGEPGIGKSTLLLQISLKLPYKTLYVSGEESQKQIKMRAERINSSSNHCYILTETKTQNIFKQIDSLAPDIVVIDSIQTLHSDYLESSAGSISQIKECTTELIKFAKETSTPVVLIGHITKDGNIAGPKILEHMVDTVLQFEGDRNHVFRILRANKNRFGSTNELGIYEMQGSGLREVTNPSEILISQKDEELSGNAIAATLEGMRPLMIEVQALVSTAVYGTPQRSATGFNAKRLNMLLAVLEKRAGFRLGAKDVFLNITGGITVDDPAIDLAVVAAILSSNEDAALPKDMCFAAEVGLSGEIRPVQRVEQRILEAEKLGFSTIIVSKYNKIGLQNTAINIQLISKIEDLVGIIV
- the ileS gene encoding isoleucine--tRNA ligase, which codes for MSAKFPEYKGLDLPKVAEEILGFWQENDIFDKSITTREGHEPFVFFEGPPSANGLPGVHHVLARAIKDIFPRYKTMKGYQVKRKAGWDTHGLPIELGVEKELGITKEDIGKTISVEDYNAACRKAVMRYTDVWNDLTQKMGYWVNMDDPYITYDPKYMESVWWLLKEIYSKNLLYKGYTIQPYSPKAGTGLSSHELNQPGTYQDVTDTTVVAQFKANEESLPGFLQDEGDIFFLAWTTTPWTLPSNTALTVGPKIEYVLVETYNQYTFQPMNVILAKKLVNYQFSGKFDRVEDKSELLAYKSGDKKIPYYVVKEFVGADLVGITYEQLLPYVLPYENSQNAFRVISGDFVTTEDGTGIVHTAPTFGADDALVAKQATPEIPPLLVKDENDNLVPLVDLQGRFRPEVGEFGGKYVKNEYYTESEAPERSVDVEIAIKLKEENKAFKVEKYKHSYPNCWRTDKPILYYPLDSWFIKVTDVKDRMVALNNTINWKPKSTGTGRFGNWLANANDWNLSRSRYWGIPLPIWRSEDGKEEICIGSVAELKSEMAKAVQAGVLSKDIFEDFEVGNFSEENYSKIDLHKNIVDEIVLVSDSGQPMKRESDLIDVWFDSGSMPYAQWHYPFENKELIDEGKSFPADFIAEGVDQTRGWFYTMHAIGTMVFDSVAYKNVVSNGLVLDKNGQKMSKRLGNAVDPFETLSNYGADATRWYMIMNANPWDNLKFDSEGIEEVKRKFFGTLYNTYSFFTLYSNLDQFTYHEADIPLAERPEIDRWILSELHTLIQKVDEYYADYEPTKAARAISDFTQDYLSNWYVRLSRRRFWKGDYQSDKISAYQTLYTCMVTLAKLGAPIAPFFMDRLYTDLNGVTQKEAFESVHLAKFPSYDASFVDKSLERKMESAQTISSLVLSLRAKEKIKVRQPLQKIMIPIDSKQQKDEILAVSELIKTEVNVKAVEVLEDASDILVKQIKPNFKVLGPRFGPDMKAVAQVVNGFTAQDIKKIEQNGVLEVEVNGKIIILEQSDVEITSKDIEGWLVASSGPLTVALDVTLTDELIKEGIARELVNRIQNLRKDSGFELTDRIAVQFKKDEQIINAINTNLEYIKTETLTDELEILEELNSGIDIAFDDVNTKLFIKKI
- a CDS encoding TraR/DksA C4-type zinc finger protein — its product is MAGDNTVRYSDKDLNEFKALIHQKIEKAQHDLELIKSAYMNDHNNGTDDTSPTFKAFDEGSAVMSKESNSQLAIRQEKFIRDLKNALIRIENKTYGVCRVTGKLINKKRLELVPHATLSIEAKNMQK
- a CDS encoding lipoprotein signal peptidase, with protein sequence MSLKKATIIIILILLVDQISKFYIKTHFALNDKVEIFSWFQIVFVENEGMAWGTKLSDFISFISDRTAKVCLTIFRILAVIGITFWLKNAISSKSSRTLIFAIALIFAGALGNIIDSVCYGIIFDSSAGQVAIFLPEQGYDTFFHGKVVDMLHFPLWSGVLPNWIPVYGGTYFTFFEPVFNIADMAISTGIGILIFFNKRAFQTS
- a CDS encoding 5-formyltetrahydrofolate cyclo-ligase, which translates into the protein MTKAELRKTYKTLRNQLSEVQLEELSLQIANQLIQMPIWSYNFYHLFLSITEHKEINTDYILNILSGKDKHIVISKSDFTLRTMSHYLLTDGTTLKKNKWNIPEPLDGIPIQTEQIEVVFVPLLAFDDSGNRVGYGKGFYDTFLNDCKPQTLKIGLSFFESTDIIDDIFENDVKLDYCVTPHNIYFF
- a CDS encoding succinylglutamate desuccinylase/aspartoacylase family protein is translated as MSEKDVLDILGEKVASGKSATVSFNVAKLHTQNRIDVPVIIERSKKPGPTVLITAGIHGDEVNGVEIVRQIISKGINKPKKGTIICVPIINVFGFIHMDREFPDGRDLNRVFPGTKGGSLASRVAFKLVNEILPHADFVMDFHTGGADRFNAAQVRIVKGEKSLKELATVFGAPFVLYSKNLSKSFRSTCNKLGIPVLLFEGGKSFNIDTTITNTGVNGAKRVLHHLGMLNSKFKVSQPKKSCIFVSDSKWIRANYSGMFKPTVKINAYVNKGDVVGNITDPYGSFNHFVKAPNDGYIFNINESPIIYQGDAIFHISTALIDD
- the rimK gene encoding 30S ribosomal protein S6--L-glutamate ligase, giving the protein MNIVILSRNPHLYSTQRLIKEGESRGHKMEVIDPLKCDIIIEKEKPTIYYKDRYLDYVDAIIPRIGASVTFYGCAVVRQFEEMGVFTIVTSDAIQRSRDKLRSLQRLSKAGIGMPKTVFTNYSRDVEEVIAHVGGTPVIIKLLEGTQGLGVVLAESKNAAESVLEAFNGLQARVIVQEYIKEAKGADIRALVVDGQVVGAMKRQGKEGEFRSNLHRGGSANIIKLNTDELKLAMNASRVLKLPVCGVDMLQSARGPLLLEVNSTPGLEGIEGATGKNIARVIITFIERNRN